The genomic region TTGTCACATGGTTCCTAAGGAGACagcttttcaatttcaattttatttatttatatatagcgccaataataattacatttgtctcaaggtgctttacagatcCCAGAGCCTTAACCCTCTAGAGCAAGGACAGGCGACGGTGACGAGGAAAAAGAGCCATATAGACACTAACTGAAGAAAATGAAGTGATGTTTCATAAAAATGCTGTCTTGGTTTGCTATCCCTAACCATGTTACCTAACCAATCCTAACACTGCTAAATAATTGTAGGTACAATTGGTTTGGTACCAGCCAAGCAAATGGTACCAGCAGTACAATATAGCTGTGAAGCTGTACATGGCAGAGATTCTGTACATGTGTTTTGCAAAAGAAGGCCTGAGATACCCATATTACCTGCCTCTCTGTGGCCAGCAGGGGGACAGAATGCACCATGTTCTGATCCAGTGTGGGAGGGCTGGGCAACGTCTGAGATGGGGATAACACTGAGCTGTAAGAGGGGGGGACGAGAGCCATCGGcctctgcagcagctgcaggatgGCCCCAATGTCTGTTGACATGCGAGTCTCCagcctgggacacacacacagacacacgcccacacacacacacgcacacacgctcacacacacacacacacacacacacacacacacacacacacacacacacacacgcacgcacgcacacacacacacagatacacacaaacagcatgttAATAGAAACAGTCAAAGCatcacattacagtttttctgttAATGACTAGTTAATAGGCCCAGTCACAGTGTGTAAGTAATGGAAAAAGACTGTAACTGAAATGGAAATGGCTAATCCACGAAAATGGCTGACACAAAATACTCGGACGTGTAAATCTGACACCTAATAACATCTCTGATAAGAAACTGGGATTGCTATGTTAAGAGTTAGGGGAAGGGAATAGAACTACTGGCTGAGGGCTGGAGCTGTTGCtattctttgtgtttgtggtgagatGTATTCCCCTCCCCAGTAGGGGGCAGTGAGCCAGTGTCGAGCTCCGAAGCTCAACTGTGTTTTTGAAGGGTGAGGGTCCGCAGCACTCTGGCTTACAGTCAGGCATGTGTAGCATTGTAATCAGCTGACCTGAGGTTTCACTTACCTGTTGAGTTGCCTCTGCAGCAGCTCTAGCCGGTTCTCCACCTCACTGCTCTGTCTGCGTGTGAAGCCTTGCAGGAGGGCACCAGGGGAAGAGGTAGGTGGTGCAGTGAGACTGCGGCTGGGGACCTCCTGGTACTCAGGGCCACGATTCTCCCCCCAGAAGTTGAAGATGTTGGAAACCCCTGAGAAAGCCCCTACAGAACAGTTCAGGGACAATGTTAATTCAATGTGTACAACACAAcattacagaaaaaaatgagTGCTGTCAATCGATGAAagaaattaactaattaatcgcacaatTTGCTGTGATATATCGCTTTATTTTTTCttaagacaacaacaaaaaggaagtatatttaaattcaaatacCATCTTTACTCTCCTGTGTACTACAcatttccaataaaaccatcaaggcAATCAAAATTGACTGTCAACTTAAAAAGGCATATTTATCATATGCAACATATATGTGGTTATATGTGTCGcatatatgttatatgtgtttTTAAAGAGATATTTTGTTAGTACGTGGTGTGCAGCCCATCGGGTTTGTTGTAAGTTGATGTGCTCAATAAACTTGTACGTTTGTGGATTCAACTAAGCTCTGTTGATTCCCCCCAGATATTTTAACCATTATATGTGcaaaaacagaaataataacaaagcCTAGGCAGCTGCGTTAATTGTGTTCATATTTCAAATTAATTGAAACTTTGAACGAAATTGAACAGCCCAACATTGAACacaaaaaacccaaacaaaGGGAAGTTTTGGGAATGAATAAACGCTGTGTATTATAATCTCCATAAATTAATcagaaaaacattacattaaggtaaaagtaaaaataaaaatagatggtgaacaaaacaaaaaaattgtgaacaaaaacaaaagaagttCCTTTGCCTTTAACAAAATATTAACCTGGGAGCTATCGTATATTTAGTAATCCAGCCATTAGTGATCCACTGATCCTGACCTGACAGGGCATTACAGCTGTTGctgctcttctccttctccacctctgcAGCGTCGCTCATGGCAAGCGGAGTGGACTGGCTCTGGGAATGAGACGTCAGGACGGACTCCACCTCCTCATCGCTActggagcagggaggagaggagccagGCCTaccatgacctttgaccttgggGTTCGGCTCGTCTCCTGGGCACCGGGCCGCATGGCGGGAGTTTCTCTGGGACTGTGATGGAGCCCCTGCGCTGCTGTTATCTGATGCTGAAGGTGTGAATAATATTCTACATTACTAAGAGATATGTCGTTTTAATTGAATTGTAGAAGATCAAGAGATTGTTAGGATACATTTTGGTTTGTAAGACTTTGTTAGGTCATCTCAGTGAATGCAGGCTCTGTCAAATATAATTCATCTTTTTAACGTTTaatattatttaattgttttaaaGTGCCAAGTCATAACACAAGTGGCTGGTGCACAGGTTCATAAATATTGTACATGTGAAACGGAAGAAGACCTGATGCTTTACCTCTGCGATTCTTGCGATGAAAAGAATACTTATTCCTGCGAATGTTGGGATTGGAACTATGACTGTCTGAGTCCTCACTGCTCAATGAATCCACAGCCATGTTAGTCTAAAAAATGAGAGTGCATTATCAATTTATGggcatttaaaatgtatttaagcaCTCAACAGTCAACAAATAAATGTAAGGGTATAGTCAGGGTCTCACATCACGCAAGTTAAAAGTGATTTCCAGGTTGCTCCAGAAACAGTCAGAGAACTCTGGGTACATGTCCAGAACATCTTGGACATCCTCTCTCTGGATCTTGTGCAGGTCACAGTAGGTCAGTGCTCTGACGTCCGACGTGGACTTCCCCGGTCGTGTGTATAAGTTGATGGGCTCCCCAAAGATGTCATTCTTCCCTGAAGAGAGACAAATGaccataattttttttttaaactatgcATTTCACCTCTCAGACTGGTGCTATGCAATGCAAGCCTTTCAGACTGGGGTATATTTGTCCAATGTAGGTGGAAATAGATAGTGATTTTCAAGAGGCCATTGCCAAGCGTATCCAGCAGATGGTGCCAAGAGCATTACAATGCTACTGTTACACTTTCCAGTGTTACGCTGGTGGATTTCATCCAGGACTTTTGGTCTCCAAATCCCTCTGTAAATATTAGCCTTGCTCTACTACATTAGCTTGTGCAATCTGCAAAAACATGCCACATTTAGAACAAAGACTTTGTCGATGAGTGGTTTCCACACCGTAATTACTTGCTGCTGCATCACCAAAGGCCTCGGCAGTATAGCACTAACACATATGTGTGCCCCAGCGTAATGATATGCCAACAGAGCAACCTTCGTCTGTCCTCCACACAGATGTCTCACCCAGGATGGCGACCACCACATCGTCACGGAGGATTTCGATGGAGCCGCGCGAGATGAAGTAGAGTGCTGAGATGACGTCGCCGGCGTGGACCAGTGTGTCTCCTGGAGGAGCGTGGGTGGTCTTGAACCTCATGGCCAGGGCGCGCAGACAGCCCTGGGTGGAGCCCTGGAAAGCCTTGCAGTCATGCAGCAGGGAGCGGTTCAGGTGGAGGCAGATATCTGCCTGCAGGCATTCAGGGAAGCCTTTCAGCACCTGTCAGAACAAggggatgtgagagagagacatatatagATTTATAGTAAGACACTAATGCGGCAAGCAGTGGGAGAACACACTGTCCAGGGCCAAAGATGAGCTGTCTAATATGATCCCTAATGCAGGTGTGGTGGTATATATGTTAGCCTCTGTGTGCATatcatgagtgtgtggtgttacaTTCATTTCTAACAGTCATTTTAACTATGTTTAAATTCCTCCTGAAACCAGGAATAGATCAAGATAAAAACACTTCCCTGATTAAATAAATGTTCACCATCATGTGTGTGCAATTCATGTTTATTTGGTACTCACTGCATTCATATCTATGCCATTAGTGTAGGACCATGCGTGCTGGAAGTACTCCTCCAGTCTCTGGCGCAGAGGGTTGGGGATCTGGTGGAAGCGGATGAACTCTCGCACCCTCATCATCTGGGCGTGGTACCGCGCTGTTCCAGAGTAAAGGCGCTGGATGATGGCCGAAACGTTCCCAAAGATGCTGGCATACATCAGCGCTGTCAGGGACACAAACAGAAGTTCggttcttttttgttttcaacgCACAGTGCGGACAGCTGTTGATGAGCTGTTGTACGGGAACATGTGCTGTAAATGAACTCATTCGAATGGATTAGTGCTTAGAAGTAATGCTCAAGCTATTGTGTGAGGACACTGGAAACCTATGGATACTTTTGTATCATGCGATCATAATGCAGGCAGTTGATTGGCACCCTGATGAACGCTGTAATGTATTAAAGGCTATTCAGTTAGTGCACGAATATTCGCAGGGTCAAACACATCATGACTCACAGCCAATGAGCATGACGCAGATGGAGAAGATCTTCTCCGGGTTGGTGTTGGGTGAGATGTTGCCAAAGCCCACGCTGGTGAGGCTGCTGAAGGTGAAGTAGAGGGCCGTGACGTACTTGTCCTTGATGGACGGGCCGGAGTTGGAGTTGGAGTGATTGTAGGGCTTCCCCAGCTGCTCGCCGAGGGAGTTCAGCCAGCCGATGCGAGAGGAGTTGCTCCGCTCCATGTTGCCGATGGCGTACCAGATGCAGGCCAACCAGTGGGCGATCAGCGCGAAGGTGCACATGAGCAGGAAGAGAACGGCCGCCCCGTACTCGGAATAACGGTCGAGCTTACGGGCCACACGCACCAATCGCAGCAGTCGAGCGGTCTTCAGGAGCCCGATGAGGGTTGTTGTCTGGAGGGTATGACAAAGAGGATTTGTGATTTAATAACGTGCAGCCTTTCAAGACTTCAAGTTGTCTTATCAAGAGAATACACAAAAGTATTAATTATTAAAACGCAACCCAGTTAACTTTGCAGTTAAGTCTGGAGACATTCACTCCTAAGCTCTTGATTGATTTCTTCACTCTGTTAAACTACTGTTTAAAGTGCCTCCGTGAGTAAGAGCATACGCCCTCCCTTACCTCTTCCCCAGACCGGTAGATGAGGAGGTCAAAGGGTATGGCTGCCACCAGGTCGATGAGGAACCAGCCCTTGAAGTAGTGCACGGCGATTCGTACCGGGTGGCTCACCACCTCGTCGTTGTTGTTGACGTACGTCGTCCTGAAGTTGATGATGATGTCCAGGATGAACAGGATGTCCACGATGAGGTCCACCACGTTGAGCGGACTGCAGGAGTAGCCGCAGCTCAGCATGGCAGCCTCCTCCGCATCGCTCAGCAGGAAGGCGGCCGAGTAGGGCGTGAAGACGGCCGTGTAGATGACCAGCAGCAGGATCACCCAATCCCACACTGCTTTGAAGGGGCTGTAGTGCAGGATGGTCCATTTGTGGATCCGCGGGGCCTGGAGCTTGTATTCGGGAAGCACATCAGCGCCCAGGGAGAGTACCTGAGGAAAGGATTGATGTTTACAACATATGTGTGCTAACTAGATATCTGGGATTAATGAATGACACGTTGAATAGATTTGTTTAAACGGATTCAAACCAAACTTATTTGTtgaggatgtggtgtgtgtttgaagtagAGCATCAGGGGGCTGCTAGACGAAACATACAAAATAACTGTCAAGAAGTCCTCTAACAGTAAAGCTCACATACATTGTGTCTACAAACATGACATTTCTACAGTGCAAGATTGCCTTGAAAGTGAATATCTAACTGACAAATGACCTTGTTCACGACAAACATGATTATATGGCAGCATAGCACTAAACTCACTGCCAGGCTCTTTGGCGACGACAGTATTGTGGATTTCCATTACCGCACAATCTGTGTCACACGCAAGCCCACGGGCTAAACAGTCTGCAGTGCCACTCACACATGCCATTCTCACACATGGTGGCACAAACATTACGCCTGATCATCctctgtgacacacatacatacagacacacacacacacacaccacacacacacacacacacacacacacaccacacacacacacacacacacacacactgacacacacacacacacacacacacacacacacacacacacacacacacacacacacacacacacacacacacacacacacaccacacacacacatacatactcacatgtATAATTCTCTCAAGATGCAGTATTATTTAAATCCAGCCAACAATTCTGTCATGATATGACATGTGATGACCTCAGATCAGTTTCTAACAATAAGATATTGAATGAGAAAATACTCAAATCcttttcaaatacatttaacATCCAAGATGAGGAGTCAGGATTTCCCCTGGCCCACATACAACCCTACATCAACTACCGATATGACTCTTCTCTGGGAGGTAGACAGTGGCCTATTTTCTGTTGATTAAGAGGCAGTAACACAAA from Clupea harengus chromosome 25, Ch_v2.0.2, whole genome shotgun sequence harbors:
- the kcnh2a gene encoding potassium voltage-gated channel subfamily H member 2a — protein: MPVRRGHVAPQNTFVDTIIRTFEGQNRKFIIANARVENCAIIFCNDGFCGMCGYTRAEVMQKPCTCSFLYGPHTARPAVAQMAKALLGSEERKVEISLYRKDGVCFPCFVDVVPVKNEDGLVIMFILNFDLVDQRDFPVTSSPNRELNHKLHIPWLSIARRHRFRLPLPLLRSLSRRHSLQDDTEFGLPSMGHESVTLDKLISLPEHRELGAPPPPPLLLWEETPQSASRTPQRRHHHHHHHHHHQPPPQPRSPALRKPLSQGRSQSSPRLHSLRPEDLASSSVSLSHSRSCESLCSSQPSVSPRHRTWDGRLPSRPSSTGTVINKAGMRNSTSDSDLIRCRSFSKSQQSFGDSKPDPCATLPHSEIDIIAPCKLVDRTHNVTEKFTQVLSLGADVLPEYKLQAPRIHKWTILHYSPFKAVWDWVILLLVIYTAVFTPYSAAFLLSDAEEAAMLSCGYSCSPLNVVDLIVDILFILDIIINFRTTYVNNNDEVVSHPVRIAVHYFKGWFLIDLVAAIPFDLLIYRSGEETTTLIGLLKTARLLRLVRVARKLDRYSEYGAAVLFLLMCTFALIAHWLACIWYAIGNMERSNSSRIGWLNSLGEQLGKPYNHSNSNSGPSIKDKYVTALYFTFSSLTSVGFGNISPNTNPEKIFSICVMLIGSLMYASIFGNVSAIIQRLYSGTARYHAQMMRVREFIRFHQIPNPLRQRLEEYFQHAWSYTNGIDMNAVLKGFPECLQADICLHLNRSLLHDCKAFQGSTQGCLRALAMRFKTTHAPPGDTLVHAGDVISALYFISRGSIEILRDDVVVAILGKNDIFGEPINLYTRPGKSTSDVRALTYCDLHKIQREDVQDVLDMYPEFSDCFWSNLEITFNLRDTNMAVDSLSSEDSDSHSSNPNIRRNKYSFHRKNRRASDNSSAGAPSQSQRNSRHAARCPGDEPNPKVKGHGRPGSSPPCSSSDEEVESVLTSHSQSQSTPLAMSDAAEVEKEKSSNSCNALSGAFSGVSNIFNFWGENRGPEYQEVPSRSLTAPPTSSPGALLQGFTRRQSSEVENRLELLQRQLNRLETRMSTDIGAILQLLQRPMALVPPSYSSVLSPSQTLPSPPTLDQNMVHSVPLLATERQVIWMLEQQDLLVGSFNPPDDGGPTQLQPFDLPPQDLPTNQAQSHTVFGIPQENDMNSSILDFTPGINLESISVNVYNHMGSQPQGLASDSEHVLMDCYPFGPQAESGSGTRSACPSLDGYRRRLSLPDQHSALDDPSAPQRHASDPGS